From a region of the Chitinophaga caseinilytica genome:
- a CDS encoding SLC5 family protein, which translates to MKITLASSDYAVLLLYVVALLATGFYLNSRNKAAGKDIFLGGRSLSWWQIGFSLFSANAGPSMLVGFASIGFTQGMVGSNFEWLAWFFIFLMSMFFLPHYISTKVYTMPQFLLARFGKPSYNFLVGYSLISILIVWLGCALYAGGLIISQIFDIPLMQAVAVVALIAASFTAVGGLKAVVRTGIFQSAIIILSSIILVYLALRKAGGVQALVEAAPGSYWQLFRPASDPEYSWVAMVLGYPVVGIYYWCTDQTIVQKVLAGKSMKEGQYGAIFISALKILMPFIFIFPGIICYVLYKDIAQPDNAYITLVSQVMPHGFLGLCIAALIAALIDTVSSGLNSFSTVLTLDVLARFREMDETAKRATGRWTTLLAAVLAVGVAWFFPVRGKGFSS; encoded by the coding sequence TTGAAAATCACCCTGGCATCTTCCGATTATGCAGTGCTGCTGCTGTACGTAGTTGCATTGCTGGCCACCGGTTTTTATCTGAACAGCCGGAACAAGGCTGCCGGCAAGGATATTTTCCTCGGCGGCCGATCGCTGTCGTGGTGGCAGATCGGTTTTTCGCTGTTCAGCGCCAACGCAGGCCCGTCTATGCTCGTAGGCTTCGCAAGCATCGGTTTCACGCAGGGGATGGTGGGCAGCAACTTCGAATGGCTGGCATGGTTCTTCATCTTCCTCATGTCGATGTTCTTCCTGCCACATTACATTTCCACGAAAGTCTACACCATGCCGCAATTCCTGCTGGCGAGGTTCGGCAAGCCTTCGTACAATTTCCTCGTGGGGTACAGTCTCATTTCCATTTTGATCGTCTGGCTGGGATGCGCGCTGTATGCCGGTGGACTGATCATCTCACAGATATTCGACATTCCGCTCATGCAGGCCGTGGCCGTAGTGGCGCTCATTGCGGCGAGCTTTACGGCGGTGGGTGGCTTGAAGGCGGTGGTGCGGACGGGGATTTTCCAGTCGGCGATCATCATCCTGTCTTCCATCATCCTCGTTTACCTCGCGCTGCGCAAGGCCGGGGGCGTGCAGGCGCTCGTGGAAGCCGCGCCGGGAAGTTACTGGCAGCTGTTCCGGCCCGCGTCTGACCCGGAATATTCCTGGGTGGCGATGGTGCTGGGGTACCCGGTCGTCGGGATTTATTACTGGTGTACCGACCAGACGATCGTGCAGAAGGTGCTGGCAGGCAAGAGTATGAAGGAAGGCCAGTACGGCGCCATTTTCATTTCCGCGCTGAAAATCCTCATGCCGTTCATTTTTATTTTTCCGGGGATCATCTGTTACGTGTTGTATAAAGACATCGCGCAGCCAGACAATGCCTATATCACGCTCGTGAGCCAGGTGATGCCGCATGGGTTCCTGGGCCTGTGCATCGCCGCGCTCATCGCGGCTTTGATCGATACGGTATCATCGGGCCTCAACTCGTTCAGCACCGTGCTGACGCTGGACGTGCTGGCCCGATTCCGGGAGATGGACGAAACGGCGAAACGTGCTACAGGGCGGTGGACCACCCTGCTGGCGGCCGTGCTGGCGGTGGGCGTGGCCTGGTTTTTTCCCGTTCGGGGAAAGGGTTTTTCGAGTTGA
- a CDS encoding L-rhamnose mutarotase: MRWMIVLFSVIVFAACGTKERLVEKVFVVNIVPGADSLRQYLQYHESVWPEVEQGFRKAGYRQIRMFRSQHTLVMAISVPEGADLGEMGKKAEASDPRCAEWNRLMAGYQRGVEGSLPGQTWTEALPFYDFENK, from the coding sequence ATGCGTTGGATGATCGTATTGTTTTCCGTTATTGTTTTTGCTGCCTGCGGAACGAAGGAGCGCCTGGTGGAGAAGGTCTTCGTGGTCAATATCGTGCCCGGCGCGGATTCGCTGCGGCAATACCTCCAATACCATGAATCCGTTTGGCCGGAAGTGGAGCAGGGGTTTAGGAAAGCGGGATACCGCCAGATCCGCATGTTCCGCAGCCAGCATACACTGGTAATGGCGATCTCCGTGCCGGAAGGCGCCGATCTCGGTGAAATGGGGAAGAAAGCGGAAGCATCCGACCCGCGCTGTGCGGAATGGAACCGGCTGATGGCTGGCTACCAGCGCGGTGTGGAAGGTTCCCTGCCCGGGCAGACCTGGACGGAAGCATTGCCCTTCTATGATTTTGAAAACAAATGA
- a CDS encoding AraC family transcriptional regulator encodes MQYIYENFTFPPDQSFTVRSEILEIKKYTALKSHVNFEIALLENCSGKRFIGDHIEDFEGTELVLLGSYLPHCWQYYTTLDPMIPPQATVIHFFPDFLGQQFLEKPESKQLNELFARAAKGISFSGYTIQTAKLIMQQMLFSTGMARVALMLSLLDTLANADQARVLSSPFYNSVASSGEAQKINKVFDYIFQHFREEISLKAVADILPLSPAAFCRYFKARTNRTLIDFVKEVRIGHAAKLLLEKKHNVTEACYMSGYNNLSNFNKHFKEVKGLSPRDFMRQYDTSAGR; translated from the coding sequence ATGCAATACATTTATGAGAATTTCACGTTTCCGCCCGACCAGTCGTTTACCGTACGGTCGGAGATACTGGAAATAAAAAAATATACCGCGCTGAAGTCGCATGTCAACTTCGAGATCGCGTTGCTGGAGAACTGCAGCGGCAAGCGTTTCATCGGTGATCATATCGAAGATTTCGAGGGAACGGAGCTGGTGTTGCTGGGGAGTTACCTGCCGCATTGCTGGCAGTATTACACCACGCTCGACCCCATGATCCCGCCACAGGCAACCGTGATCCATTTCTTTCCCGATTTCCTCGGGCAGCAGTTCCTGGAGAAGCCCGAATCGAAGCAGCTCAACGAGTTGTTTGCGCGCGCGGCGAAAGGGATTTCGTTCTCGGGCTATACCATCCAGACGGCCAAGCTTATCATGCAGCAGATGCTGTTTTCCACCGGAATGGCGCGCGTGGCGCTCATGCTCAGTTTGCTGGACACGCTGGCCAATGCGGACCAGGCGCGGGTATTATCTTCGCCGTTCTACAATTCCGTGGCATCCTCGGGCGAGGCGCAAAAGATCAATAAAGTGTTCGATTATATTTTCCAGCATTTCAGGGAAGAGATTTCACTGAAGGCCGTGGCCGATATTTTACCGTTGTCGCCCGCGGCGTTCTGCCGGTATTTCAAGGCGCGGACCAACCGTACGCTGATCGATTTCGTGAAGGAAGTGCGCATTGGCCATGCGGCCAAGCTGCTGCTGGAAAAGAAGCACAATGTAACGGAGGCCTGTTACATGAGCGGGTATAACAATCTATCCAATTTCAACAAGCATTTCAAGGAAGTGAAGGGCCTCTCTCCGCGGGATTTCATGCGGCAATACGACACTTCCGCCGGCCGTTGA
- a CDS encoding TonB-dependent receptor plug domain-containing protein → MNQSKFKRWMLGLLCLVFYSTGMYAQDNMQVKGVVTDSTGAPLPGATISQTGGEKKNMAADEEGRFTMSVPMNAKLRISMTGFESTIVTVTGPTLRVILKSTATTMKDFVVTGYGSQRKDLVTGSVATMKMDEDRRNFPTTSVANLLAGQFPGVSVSTPSGIPGSAPSVRVRVGTSFNNQSALFVIDGIIATADDFNNLAANDIDNISVLKDAAAAAVYGARAAGGVIVITTRRGALGLARINYSYNTGFSKEGKTPSVPTPSRPVKSTTASIPVPAPCGRSPISTISKRSITVGDTIS, encoded by the coding sequence ATGAATCAATCAAAATTTAAGCGCTGGATGCTGGGTTTGTTGTGCCTGGTCTTCTATTCCACGGGTATGTATGCGCAAGACAACATGCAAGTTAAAGGCGTAGTCACCGACTCTACGGGCGCGCCGCTGCCGGGGGCTACCATCAGCCAGACCGGCGGAGAAAAGAAAAACATGGCGGCCGACGAAGAAGGCCGGTTCACCATGAGCGTTCCCATGAACGCCAAACTCCGTATTTCCATGACGGGCTTCGAAAGTACGATCGTGACGGTTACCGGGCCAACACTCCGCGTAATTTTGAAAAGCACCGCCACTACCATGAAAGATTTCGTAGTGACGGGGTACGGCTCACAACGCAAAGACCTTGTGACCGGATCGGTAGCCACCATGAAGATGGACGAAGACCGCCGCAATTTCCCGACCACGTCGGTCGCTAACCTGCTGGCGGGCCAGTTCCCCGGCGTTTCCGTTTCCACGCCGTCTGGCATTCCCGGATCGGCCCCTTCGGTAAGGGTGCGCGTGGGCACTTCTTTCAATAACCAGTCCGCATTGTTCGTAATCGACGGTATTATCGCTACGGCAGACGATTTCAATAACCTCGCGGCCAACGACATCGACAACATTTCGGTGCTGAAAGATGCGGCGGCAGCTGCCGTGTATGGTGCCCGCGCGGCCGGTGGCGTTATCGTCATCACAACGCGCCGCGGCGCGTTGGGGCTGGCGCGCATCAACTATTCCTACAACACCGGTTTCTCCAAAGAGGGAAAAACGCCGAGCGTACCAACGCCATCGAGACCGGTGAAATCTACAACCGCCTCAATCCCGGTTCCAGCTCCATGTGGTCGCAGTCCGATTTCGACTATTTCAAAAAGATCAATAACGGTTGGGGATACGATCAGCTGA
- a CDS encoding SusC/RagA family TonB-linked outer membrane protein: MYNRLNPGSSSMWSQSDFDYFKKINNGWGYDQLNEVYNDPNISSHNLSVSGGSEKIKYFVSGAYVKEDAIMKNLTYDRYNFRANLTADITPRLQAFTSVQLYNGLTYGPPNTAVAANPNDLYRKQLLWQPEQPIWTDGGNPIDYGWIANVGAETRGDGGYIKRNWLSPTINVRLQYKLPGIPGLSATGQFFKSYFNTRGKAFETLYDMWVMKTTGVRQISTNDADRIALKKSSQIGKSYLQENYSWMSSHTLNFALNYDSTFGLHHVKAMLLYEKSDWSAGGITSSRDNFPVIVKDQWWATSGDRLDSYNGGNTEQNNGRRSWVGQLSYDFDEKYIAAFSYRYDGSMQFAPERRWGFFPSVSAGWIISKEKFFSGVNGIQFLKLRASTGLTGNDLVGGWQWQQSYASGNSAFFGTDPKTNVGVTYGPIVNKDLTWEKSLSHNLALEANFLDHYTATLEFYKVKTYDILGKRLASVPPTFSRSLPDANYGEMESKGVELSLGMNRTIGDFKYYVNANAGYGVAKYNIRDENISYPWQKTVGNNVNRVVTRVVTGMLRTQADVDAFVSKNPDYKYYGIAPQPGQLTYKDISGPNNTPDGMIDDWDFEVVKANSNPVTVGLNLGAEWKGFGLQASFGGNFRQYRMVNNLVDGNVEWNRMWREWYTDGWTPENPNAGLPRRYSANDGTRRVTNDASTFWNKEASFLRLRFLAASYSLPSSLTSKVGISGLKFFFNGSNLFVISKFGKQYYDPEMADGFTYPIMKAFNFGAVLSL, translated from the coding sequence ATCTACAACCGCCTCAATCCCGGTTCCAGCTCCATGTGGTCGCAGTCCGATTTCGACTATTTCAAAAAGATCAATAACGGTTGGGGATACGATCAGCTGAACGAAGTGTACAACGATCCCAACATTTCGTCGCACAACCTCAGCGTGAGCGGGGGCAGCGAAAAAATCAAATACTTTGTGTCCGGCGCATACGTGAAGGAAGACGCCATCATGAAGAACCTGACTTACGACCGCTACAATTTCCGCGCAAACCTCACGGCCGACATTACGCCCAGGCTGCAGGCATTTACCAGTGTGCAGCTGTACAACGGTCTTACCTACGGACCGCCGAATACCGCTGTGGCGGCCAATCCTAACGATCTCTACCGCAAACAGCTCCTGTGGCAGCCCGAGCAGCCGATCTGGACAGACGGCGGCAACCCGATCGATTATGGCTGGATCGCCAACGTGGGCGCGGAAACCCGTGGCGACGGCGGCTATATCAAACGTAACTGGCTCTCGCCCACGATCAACGTGCGTTTGCAGTACAAGCTGCCCGGCATCCCCGGATTGTCGGCCACCGGCCAGTTCTTCAAGTCGTATTTCAACACGCGTGGAAAGGCTTTCGAAACGCTGTACGATATGTGGGTGATGAAAACCACCGGCGTAAGGCAGATCAGCACCAACGATGCAGACCGCATTGCGCTGAAGAAGTCTTCGCAGATCGGGAAATCCTATCTGCAGGAAAACTATTCCTGGATGTCGTCGCACACGCTGAACTTCGCCCTGAACTACGACAGCACTTTCGGGCTTCATCATGTGAAAGCGATGTTGCTGTATGAAAAATCGGATTGGTCGGCCGGCGGTATCACCTCCTCGCGCGACAACTTTCCGGTGATCGTGAAAGACCAGTGGTGGGCTACGAGCGGCGACCGGCTGGATTCCTACAACGGCGGTAACACCGAACAGAACAATGGCCGCCGCTCCTGGGTGGGCCAATTAAGCTATGATTTCGATGAAAAATATATCGCGGCGTTCAGCTACCGGTACGACGGTTCCATGCAGTTCGCTCCGGAAAGGCGCTGGGGCTTCTTTCCCTCCGTTTCCGCCGGCTGGATCATTTCCAAAGAGAAGTTCTTCTCGGGCGTGAACGGCATCCAGTTCCTGAAACTGCGTGCGTCTACAGGCCTCACCGGGAACGATCTCGTGGGTGGATGGCAGTGGCAGCAGTCGTACGCAAGCGGCAACTCCGCATTTTTCGGGACGGATCCCAAAACCAATGTGGGCGTAACGTACGGCCCGATCGTGAACAAAGACCTGACCTGGGAGAAATCGCTGAGCCACAACCTCGCACTGGAAGCCAACTTCCTCGATCACTACACCGCCACGCTCGAATTCTATAAAGTAAAAACCTACGATATCCTCGGCAAGCGCCTCGCTTCGGTGCCGCCCACCTTCAGCCGCTCCCTGCCCGACGCCAACTATGGCGAAATGGAATCGAAAGGGGTGGAGCTGAGCCTCGGTATGAACCGTACCATAGGTGATTTCAAATATTACGTGAACGCCAACGCGGGATATGGCGTGGCCAAATACAATATCCGCGACGAAAACATTTCCTACCCCTGGCAGAAAACCGTTGGCAACAACGTAAACCGGGTGGTGACGCGCGTGGTGACGGGTATGCTGCGCACACAGGCGGACGTAGACGCGTTCGTGTCCAAGAACCCGGACTATAAGTATTACGGGATCGCTCCGCAGCCTGGACAATTGACCTACAAAGACATCAGCGGGCCCAACAATACGCCTGACGGTATGATCGACGACTGGGACTTTGAAGTGGTGAAAGCCAACAGTAACCCCGTTACCGTGGGCCTGAACCTGGGCGCGGAATGGAAAGGTTTCGGGCTGCAGGCTTCCTTCGGCGGCAACTTCCGCCAGTACCGGATGGTCAACAACCTGGTAGACGGCAACGTGGAATGGAACCGTATGTGGCGTGAATGGTACACCGATGGCTGGACGCCTGAGAACCCCAACGCCGGGCTGCCCCGCCGCTATTCCGCGAACGACGGCACCCGCAGGGTGACCAACGATGCGAGCACCTTCTGGAACAAGGAAGCCAGCTTCCTGCGGCTCCGCTTCCTGGCGGCTTCCTACAGCCTGCCTTCGTCGCTCACCAGCAAAGTGGGCATCAGCGGACTGAAGTTCTTCTTCAACGGCAGCAACCTGTTCGTCATCAGCAAATTCGGGAAGCAATACTACGATCCCGAAATGGCGGACGGTTTCACCTATCCCATCATGAAAGCGTTCAACTTCGGCGCCGTTCTTTCCCTGTAA
- a CDS encoding RagB/SusD family nutrient uptake outer membrane protein — MKFSNKLLTIMLAGAAALGSQACKKGLDYENNNNLNPETVWQDSAMIKAFLSDIYGRMMPGWPFNGNSSDEGMSNVRSMPDYNRGIISVSSTTSGLNYDQIDRINFFLDHLAELQAGVLSPVTNQRLQGEAKFWRAWAYFGMVNNVGGVPLILKTQDVTNVEALFVARNKTSECIAQIVKDLDDAIAALPGVYPNAAQDYGRITKVAAMAFKGKVLMQWASPLFNPTNDQARWQAAYTATKAAMDEAVAQGHALHPNFRKIWSEERNKEVIMVNQFLYPNHPNNFNSIRPEPLTKDASNTNQPILSLLLAFPKRDGSPMLLDKAQLDNDAYNAQFLTDFYTNRDDRFYSTVFCGGTPYPTPDEVAPIYVKGNSFWNVWKYDAGQAKFVNMLNVIHPSMPGNPSITGFFQRKGLDTTVTAGLGGQAQTDWVEIRFAEVMMNYAECANETGRTAEAIQVMKDIRKRAGITPGAGDTYGITATTKNDVREALIAERFAEFAYENKRFNDLRRWKRYDILNNQGFRHGLYITIKDGQMVSPADNIMTASVRAKFSAKFIDNLDNDPNYKFNLDLNHWFYALPESQLSQSKGMLKQNKEWGGEFDPLQ; from the coding sequence ATGAAATTCAGCAATAAACTACTCACGATCATGCTCGCAGGCGCGGCGGCGCTCGGCAGCCAGGCCTGCAAGAAAGGGCTCGATTACGAAAACAATAACAACCTGAACCCGGAAACCGTCTGGCAGGATTCGGCGATGATCAAGGCGTTCCTCAGCGATATCTACGGGCGCATGATGCCGGGGTGGCCCTTCAACGGCAACAGTTCGGACGAGGGGATGAGCAATGTGCGCAGCATGCCCGACTACAACCGGGGCATCATCTCCGTATCGTCTACCACTTCCGGGTTGAACTACGATCAGATCGACCGGATCAATTTCTTCCTCGATCACCTGGCCGAATTACAGGCCGGCGTGCTTTCTCCTGTCACCAACCAACGTCTGCAGGGCGAAGCGAAGTTCTGGCGCGCCTGGGCGTATTTCGGAATGGTGAACAACGTGGGCGGTGTGCCGCTCATCCTCAAAACGCAGGACGTAACGAATGTGGAAGCGCTGTTCGTGGCCCGCAACAAAACGTCGGAATGCATCGCGCAGATCGTAAAAGACCTGGACGACGCTATCGCGGCGCTCCCGGGCGTGTATCCCAACGCAGCGCAGGATTATGGCCGCATCACGAAGGTGGCGGCGATGGCGTTCAAAGGGAAGGTATTGATGCAATGGGCCAGCCCGCTCTTCAACCCCACCAACGATCAGGCGCGCTGGCAAGCCGCTTATACGGCCACCAAAGCGGCGATGGACGAAGCCGTGGCACAGGGGCACGCGCTGCACCCGAACTTCAGGAAGATCTGGTCGGAGGAAAGGAACAAGGAAGTGATCATGGTGAACCAGTTCCTCTATCCCAACCATCCCAACAATTTCAACAGCATCCGGCCCGAACCGCTGACCAAAGACGCGTCGAACACCAACCAGCCCATCCTTTCGCTGCTGCTGGCTTTCCCGAAACGCGACGGTTCGCCCATGCTGCTGGATAAGGCGCAGCTGGACAATGATGCCTACAACGCACAGTTCCTCACCGATTTCTACACCAACCGCGACGACCGGTTCTATAGCACCGTGTTCTGCGGCGGAACACCATATCCCACACCCGATGAAGTGGCGCCGATCTACGTGAAAGGCAACAGCTTCTGGAACGTCTGGAAATACGACGCCGGCCAGGCCAAATTCGTGAATATGCTCAACGTGATCCACCCCTCCATGCCCGGGAACCCCAGCATCACAGGGTTCTTCCAGCGGAAAGGACTGGACACCACGGTGACGGCGGGCCTCGGTGGACAGGCACAGACCGACTGGGTGGAGATCCGCTTCGCCGAAGTAATGATGAACTACGCCGAATGCGCCAACGAAACCGGCCGCACCGCGGAAGCCATCCAGGTGATGAAAGACATCCGCAAACGCGCCGGCATCACGCCAGGAGCGGGAGATACCTATGGCATCACGGCCACCACGAAGAACGACGTGCGCGAGGCGCTGATCGCCGAACGTTTCGCGGAATTCGCATACGAAAACAAGCGCTTCAACGACCTCCGCCGCTGGAAACGGTACGATATCCTCAATAACCAGGGCTTCCGCCATGGCTTGTACATCACCATCAAAGACGGGCAAATGGTATCGCCGGCGGATAACATCATGACGGCCTCCGTTCGCGCGAAATTCTCCGCCAAATTCATCGATAATCTCGATAACGACCCGAACTACAAATTCAATCTCGACCTGAACCACTGGTTCTACGCACTGCCCGAAAGCCAGTTGTCGCAATCGAAAGGCATGCTGAAGCAGAACAAGGAATGGGGCGGCGAGTTCGATCCCCTGCAATAA